TGTGGTAAAATTCTTCCTGTTTGTTAATCTCCTGTAGGATTCGAATAATTTCTTGGTCCTCTTCTAAAAAGGTATGTTCCGTAGGTTGATAGGTAAATTTTTTCGTAAAATAGTAGTTATCTTGTTTTTCAATACACTGCAAAAATTCGCGAAGGTTTTTGACAATGTAGGGCCGCTTTTCTCCTACTTTTAACTCTATCTTGAGTAGCTTGTTCCGGGAAGGCAGCCCGTAGAAATACTCTTTAATAATATATTCAACTGTTAATACTTGTTTATGGTGGTTCTGCTTATCCTTTTCCGTCAGGTTGAGTCCATTCACAAAGGAATCAATCAGTTGTCCCGCTTTGTAATATTTGCGTGAAGCCCCTTTGTTCTTTTCTGGTTCTGCAATATTCCGGGGTGCTTTCCCCATGTCTTCTCGTTGTAGTTGCTCAATTTCCAGCAAAACTGCAATAATGTGTTTACAGGTCCAATAGGTTTCATAAGCTGGGCAGTCGCAGGTGGCATCTATGTCATGATCCGTCAAACGAATAACTACCTGATATTCCTCACTGCCAACCACTTGGGCATAATAACTGTCTTCATCGAAATCCTGAATTAGTTCAAGGACACGCCCCTGTCTAAAATAAGAGACCCCCCGCTGGTAAATAGAAGGGGAGCCGCACCATTTCTGAATATATTTGGTTGATAATAAAATCATGTAAAACACCTCAAAATTTTGGACATTGAAATAGCCATTACTACTACTTTATCATTAACCAGCAGTTTTCTAAAAGGTAATTGTTTCTTTGAGGGTCCCTTACAACCTTGTGCTTTTAAAGTAGTCGGTAATATTCAAGGTGGCAAAGTAATCTGCCGGTGTTTCTGCCCTACGGATCAACTGGGTGCTGCCGTCCTCTTTCAATAAAATCTCTGCCGAGCGCAGTTTTCCATTATAGTTATAACCCATGGCAAAGCCGTGGGCACCTGTGTCGTGTATGACAAGCAAATCACCGATGTCAATTTTCGGTAACATCCGGTCAATGGCAAATTTATCATTGTTTTCGCAAAGTCCCCCGGTGATATCATACTTATGGTCACAGGGCTGATTTTCCTTACCCATGACGGTAATATGGTGATAGGAACCGTACATGGCTGGACGCATCAGGTTGGCAGCACAGGCGTCTAGCCCGATATAATCCTTGTGGATGTGTTTCTCATGCAGGGCCGTTGCAACAAGGCATCCGTAGGGCCCCAACATAAATCTACCCAGTTCTGTGTAGATGGCCACATCATCCATACCCGCTGGTAACAGGACTTCTGCATAGGCCTGTTTAACACCTTCACCAATGGCCATAATATCGGCTGGTTGTTGCTCAGGCTGGTAGGGTATCCCCACACCACCGGAAAGATTAATAAAGGAAATGTGTGCACCGGTTTCGTCATTCAACTCGACAGCTGTTTTAAAAAGAATCTTGGCCAACTCGGGATAATATTCATTTGTGGTAGTATTGCTGGCCAAAAAGGCGTGCAAACCAAAATGCTTCACACCGTATAATTGTAGTTTTTTAATGGCCTCGGTTAGTTGACTGCGAGTCAGGCCATATTTGGCCTCACCGGGTTTATCCATAATGGCGTTGCTGATTTTAAAATCACCACCGGGATTATACCGCAGGCTGATGGTTTCAGGCATTTCCGCAATCTGCTTAAAAAAGTCGATGTGGGTTATATCATCAAAATTTATAATAGCTTGAAGTTTGTTGGCACAGATAAAATCTTCGGCTGGTGTGACATTGGAGGAAAACATAATTTCCTCTCCAGCAAATCCTACGGCCTCTGCCAGCATTAATTCTGTCAGAGAGGAACAATCCGCACCGCAACCCTCTTCCTTTAAAATATTAAGGATAGCGGGATTGGGTGTTGCCTTTACCGCGAAATATTCCTTAAACCCTTTGTTCCATTGGAAGGCCTTTTTTAATCTACGGGCATTTTCTCGGATACCCCTTTCATCATACAGGTGAAAGGGCGTAGGGTATTGTTCTGTAATCTCTTTTAATTGTTCTAAATTGACAAAGGGTTTTTTCATTTTTCATTACTTCCTTTCATGATATCAATAAGCCTTATTTCGTTCTTTATAGAGTCCTTTAATAGTTCCACCAGGTTTTCCTTTTTTGAAAATAGGCAGGTTGAGTTTTCGCCGTCCGCAATATCACCGGTTAAAACATTTGCAGAATCGGCAATCAGTCTTATTTGATGTTGGGGCTTTTCCGCATGATATACTATTGCACCGGCCAGTTCAAAGGGTTGATTGGTAATGATGACAATTTTAAGTCCCCGGGCTATACCATCCTTTAATTCTGCCAGAATAACGTTGCATGTTTTCTCAGCTACTGAAAGATATACCCGTTGTTTGGCTTCAAGGATCATATTTCTCATTTTATCTAAAATATGTTTCTCTCCCTTGACAGTAATATATCCTTCGCTTTCTTCTCTTTTGTCGGGCATACTTTTTATTAAATCCTGCTTAGTTTGCTGCAATTGTCGAATTTTGTTTTCGCAAAATTCTTCAATTGGCACAGGCGTATAACGTGTTGCTGTTCCTTCAATTACATAGGCTGCACCCTTTTCCACCAACCCGGCCAGGGATGTATAGGTATTGGAACGTGAAATACCAGTTAACTTAGCAACCTCATAACCCGTTAATTCACCTTCTACGGAAAGGGTTGTATAAATCGTTGCTTCCTGTCTTGTTAAATTAAAATGCATAAGTAATTCATTTATATCCATGCTGTCACCACACTATCTAGTAACTATATCTTTTTTAAAATAATTATCATTTACCAAAACCCTTACTAATTCTTAACTAAAAGAAAAACTTGTCCCACTCTTCTGTAATACCCTTTTTCATTTTTTAGTGTTCCTGATTACGAATACTATAATGTGTCTCCTGTATTTTGTCAACCTAAATAATAGTCAGCATGATAAAAAAACAGAAGCCTGGGAAATTACCCGGCCTCTGTGAAACAACGGTTTCGATAGTCTTTAAAACCTTCATTTATTCATATATGGTTACTTTTATCTTGCATAATATTTTATAAACCCTAGGTAAATCAACTCAGATTCTCAGGTCTTTTTCAAAGATTGCTATATCAATTAAGACCAAAGTTCATTAAAGAAGCCATAAGCTTGGCTATTTCTGTATTCTCTTTGAAACCACCGAACTTTTCTGCCCCTTCACCTTGCTTACATTAGTCCCTATGGCATGGCAGCTGACTTTTTATCTCAAAATAAAGCAGTACTGTTGGAAAAACCCTTTACTTTTTTTTACCATGACGCGGAAGCTTTAATAAAGCTGGCTGAAAATAATCATACCCTTTTAATGGCCGGTCATTTAATGGAGTATCACCCGGTAGTTCTAAAACTGGCAGCCCTAATGGGCAAGGGGCAAATGGTTCCGTTACGATATATGTTGTTGGAATGCACAAACCTAGGAAAATATTGAATGTATAAAAAACAACTCACCTCCTAGAACCGGAACTGCAGATATCCTGTGGGTAACAAAGGGCATGGGCCTGGTTGAACACTCACTCCTAAACAACGGAGTAAGGCTTGCCTGGGATTGAAGGTGATATAGATGTTAACTGTCAAGGAATATGAGCAGGGGTGCCAAAAGGAATGGGGTGATTTTGTGAATATCCTCTTTATTGAAATAGATCCTCAGTATTTACTGGGCTTACCACCGGCCTTTGAAGAGCACGGC
This genomic interval from Desulforamulus reducens MI-1 contains the following:
- a CDS encoding Gfo/Idh/MocA family oxidoreductase, which translates into the protein MAADFLSQNKAVLLEKPFTFFYHDAEALIKLAENNHTLLMAGHLMEYHPVVLKLAALMGKGQMVPLRYMLLECTNLGKY
- a CDS encoding TrmB family transcriptional regulator gives rise to the protein MDINELLMHFNLTRQEATIYTTLSVEGELTGYEVAKLTGISRSNTYTSLAGLVEKGAAYVIEGTATRYTPVPIEEFCENKIRQLQQTKQDLIKSMPDKREESEGYITVKGEKHILDKMRNMILEAKQRVYLSVAEKTCNVILAELKDGIARGLKIVIITNQPFELAGAIVYHAEKPQHQIRLIADSANVLTGDIADGENSTCLFSKKENLVELLKDSIKNEIRLIDIMKGSNEK
- a CDS encoding diaminopimelate decarboxylase family protein, with protein sequence MKKPFVNLEQLKEITEQYPTPFHLYDERGIRENARRLKKAFQWNKGFKEYFAVKATPNPAILNILKEEGCGADCSSLTELMLAEAVGFAGEEIMFSSNVTPAEDFICANKLQAIINFDDITHIDFFKQIAEMPETISLRYNPGGDFKISNAIMDKPGEAKYGLTRSQLTEAIKKLQLYGVKHFGLHAFLASNTTTNEYYPELAKILFKTAVELNDETGAHISFINLSGGVGIPYQPEQQPADIMAIGEGVKQAYAEVLLPAGMDDVAIYTELGRFMLGPYGCLVATALHEKHIHKDYIGLDACAANLMRPAMYGSYHHITVMGKENQPCDHKYDITGGLCENNDKFAIDRMLPKIDIGDLLVIHDTGAHGFAMGYNYNGKLRSAEILLKEDGSTQLIRRAETPADYFATLNITDYFKSTRL